GTCAAAACCGGATGGAGTTCGGGAGCCGGTTACCATATGAAGGCGCCGACCGGCATGTTCGCCAAACTGGCGCCCCTGTTCGATGCCACCATCAACTCCCGTACGCCCCAGGAGACCTGCGATCGCCGGTGGCTTCTTTTTTTGCCCCTTCCCCGTAGCTGTGTAACAAAAAGATCTGTCTTCTCTCTCTGTATTCCTGACTTCGATGGTAGGaaccgaaccctaaccctaagATTACAGCAAGCGAGcgagagaggaagagaaagagcgcGACGCACCTGATGACGGTGATGCGATGATGGTGGAGAAGAGAGAAGACGAGATGGAGGCGTCGGCCGACGCGATACCACCGCCGTTCTCCTCCCAGATTCCGTCCACCTTTCCGCTTCCTGGAGGGTTCTTCGACGCCGACGGAggggacaagggctccgtcggcttCCTGGAGCTTCTCGGTCTCCGGGATCTCAACCAGTCTCCCTTCCTATTCGAGTTGCCCCGGCCGACCTCAGCAGTGGagccgccgcccgcgacgtccgaTCCTCCCCCACGACTTCCTCCCCCGGCGGAGTCATCCGACACTGCCAACTTCCCGGCGACACCGTCGTCGATCTCGTCGTCCTCGACCGAGGCTGCCGTCAACGCGATCAAGCCCGCGGCCTCCTCCATCACCAACGGCGACGAGGGCGAGCAGGCGAAGACAAACAGAACGTAAGCGACACAGTATCGCGATTTATGAGCTATGATGAATCGCTGCGGTATCGCTAGATTGAGTATATGGTTGGAACTAATGGTGGGAAAAGGGGAATGGGCAGGaccaaggaggaagagaagaagaagaaggggcaaAAGCGTCAAAGGGAGCCGAGATTTGCGTTCAAGACTCGGAGCGAAGTCGATCACTTGGAAGACGGCTACCGGTGGCGCAAGTACGGACAAAAGGCGGTCAAGAACAGCCCCTACCCCAGGTCCTTATCTACGCCCTCTGCCACTCCTGAGAAAAGCCCGTAATTTCTCCCAAGTACAAGGGTAAGATCGGTATTTCACGGAGCTTCGTTTGCTTTCGCGCAGGAGTTACTACCGTTGCACCAGCGCCGCGTGCGGCGTCAAGAAGCGGGTGGAGCGGTCGTCGGAGGACCCGGCGGTGGTGGTGACGACGTACGAGGGGCAGCACACCCACCCCAGCCCCATCCGGGCACGTGGCGCTCACCAACCGCTCCCTCCGCCGTCCCTGGTCCTGTTGGAACCGCCCCCGCCTCCTCTGGGTTTCGGCTTTCCTTCGTCGGTGCGCTCCAAGGACGTTCACCTCCCCCTGCTCGGTTGCTATCTCCCGCCTCCACCGTTGGATT
This Musa acuminata AAA Group cultivar baxijiao chromosome BXJ1-2, Cavendish_Baxijiao_AAA, whole genome shotgun sequence DNA region includes the following protein-coding sequences:
- the LOC135595301 gene encoding probable WRKY transcription factor 48, whose protein sequence is MMVEKREDEMEASADAIPPPFSSQIPSTFPLPGGFFDADGGDKGSVGFLELLGLRDLNQSPFLFELPRPTSAVEPPPATSDPPPRLPPPAESSDTANFPATPSSISSSSTEAAVNAIKPAASSITNGDEGEQAKTNRTTKEEEKKKKGQKRQREPRFAFKTRSEVDHLEDGYRWRKYGQKAVKNSPYPRSYYRCTSAACGVKKRVERSSEDPAVVVTTYEGQHTHPSPIRARGAHQPLPPPSLVLLEPPPPPLGFGFPSSVRSKDVHLPLLGCYLPPPPLDFRPMTAPQPLMLTSDPTTAVAISGDPRHGCNRTAEVSIRDHGLLQDLIPSKIRKEEEL